The Candidatus Hydrogenedentota bacterium DNA window CAACGCGCGGGCATTTGCTTCCTTGGCCTTGTCGCGCTCCGCGCGGTCGGCGGACGTCATCTTGTACTTCCACCCCATGCCCGATGCGAGGCTGCACAGAGCGATGCCCTCCTTTTCCGCGTGCGCGCGGATAGCGGATGCTTCTTTCTCGGAGATGTCGAGCGATGTGGGTCCTTCGTCGCCGACGCAAACCTCGAAGGACTCGAATCCAAAGCGCTTCGCGGTTGAAATGCAGTCGATGGCGCTCAGATTCGCCGGAAATGCCCACTGATTGATGCCTGGTAACATACGCTGTCTCCCCCGTTGCGTTGGGTGGTGGGTGATGGCAAGTAGCTAGTATAGCGCTTGGCGAGGTGAAAGGAGCAAAAGAACTCAAAGGTTCAAGCAAGTTGATATCGAACCGGACGACTTGATAGGTTCCTGCCTTGGTGTCTCTGTTCGGGCTAGGGTACGAGGGGCATGACCACAAACACATCGGGCGGTGAGGACGAAATGTCCGCAACCGTGGCGAACACTCCGTTTTTCCCCGCTGCGACCATAGGAGATGCTTCCACCTCGCAATACTACCAACCAGAATTGGATTGGTTGAGATTCATCGCGTTTCTCGCGGTTTTTGCGAGCCACGCCTACTTTCGGCCTGATTCCCCCCTGCCAAGTTGGACGGCGCCGTATCCGGTCGAGGGGCTACTCATGCCGTTTGTGCGTGCGGGTGGATATGGCGTGGACCTCTTCTTTGCGCTGAGCGCATTCCTGATTACGAAACTCCTCCTGTTAGAACGAGAGCGCACGGGAAGAATACACGTAAGTCAGTTTTACCTCAGGCGAATCCTGCGAATCTGGCCACTGTTCTTTACATCTGTTCTCGCTATGTATCTTATCGACAGATTCGTGCGCAACTTGCCGACCGGTTATTACGGGGCATTGGCCGTTTTCGTGGGAAATTGGTTTGCCGTATACAACACCACCGCCCTCAGGACTCTGGCGCTACCTATGTGGAGCGTCTGCATCGAAGAGCAATTTTATATTCTGTGGCCTCATCTCGTGCGTTGGACGAATCCCATCCGCTTTGTAATGCTCATGGGTGCTCTCCTCACTTTTTCTGTGCTCTACCGGACGATGTATGTAATGGGATTGCCACCACACGCGGATTCGGTCTGGATGAATACGCTGACTCGGCTTGATCCGTTCGCGCTTGGTGGTCTGCTGGCCATCGTGTTGCACAAGCGAGACATCGTTCGCAATCGCATTCAGCGCGCACTCATTCTGGCGGCAAGCATCGGGCTCTTCTGGTTCCTGGGGAACCACATAATTTGGATAGGGACCGAACCCGCTTCCATTTGGTCCAGTCCTATTTCTTACTTGCTTGCGGCAATGGGGAGCGTTCTACTTCTTACGGTATTTGTCACGCTTCCCCCCCGCAGCTCGTA harbors:
- a CDS encoding acyltransferase, with translation MTTNTSGGEDEMSATVANTPFFPAATIGDASTSQYYQPELDWLRFIAFLAVFASHAYFRPDSPLPSWTAPYPVEGLLMPFVRAGGYGVDLFFALSAFLITKLLLLERERTGRIHVSQFYLRRILRIWPLFFTSVLAMYLIDRFVRNLPTGYYGALAVFVGNWFAVYNTTALRTLALPMWSVCIEEQFYILWPHLVRWTNPIRFVMLMGALLTFSVLYRTMYVMGLPPHADSVWMNTLTRLDPFALGGLLAIVLHKRDIVRNRIQRALILAASIGLFWFLGNHIIWIGTEPASIWSSPISYLLAAMGSVLLLTVFVTLPPRSSYPPYLNLLSYLGKISYGLYVFHYPSLYLTDYFVSDAVSSGPLAFCLNAGTGGLLTFMLAAASYKWLEKPFLKLKRRFTYVDSRPE